Proteins encoded together in one Juglans regia cultivar Chandler chromosome 9, Walnut 2.0, whole genome shotgun sequence window:
- the LOC109001240 gene encoding mini zinc finger protein 1-like — translation MKKRRVVVLKRDCSSRTSNGNTSSSVVRTVRYVECQKNHAANIGGYAVDGCREFMANGMEGTNGGFTCAACGCHRSFHRREVETEVVCEYSPPN, via the coding sequence ATGAAGAAACGTCGAGTGGTAGTACTGAAGAGAGATTGCTCCAGCAGAACCTCTAATGGTAATACCTCATCTTCGGTCGTTAGAACTGTACGGTACGTAGAGTGCCAAAAGAATCATGCGGCAAATATAGGAGGATATGCGGTGGATGGATGCCGGGAGTTCATGGCGAACGGCATGGAGGGCACAAATGGTGGGTTTACATGTGCCGCTTGTGGCTGTCATCGGAGTTTCCACCGAAGGGAAGTGGAAACCGAGGTAGTTTGTGAGTATTCTCCACCTAATTGA
- the LOC109001227 gene encoding uncharacterized protein LOC109001227 has product MLREWNKRVFGLTLGCIDALEKQVEEIEQQLRVNWEENLERELHMVCSDLASWWRWEEIRLAQMAKLKWKVDGDRNSKFFHACLANKRRKRVLEMRSNVVVYETLKSIHQGAVEYFSSFLQGEPSVEPPRLDQYIDSIISDEENISLLRAPSLGEVFDALSAIPSQSAPGPDGFGWRFYKSCWVVVKIDV; this is encoded by the coding sequence ATGTTAAGGGAGTGGAATAAGAGGGTTTTTGGTCTTACTTTGGGTTGTATTGATGCATTGGAAAAACAGgttgaggagattgagcaaCAGCTTCGTGTTAATTGGGAGGAAAATTTGGAAAGGGAATTACATATGGTATGCTCAGATTTGGCAAGTTGGTGGCGATGGGAAGAGATTCGATTGGCACAAATggcaaaattaaaatggaaagtGGATGGTgatagaaattcaaaattttttcatgcttgcctTGCTaataagaggagaaaaagagtgTTGGAAATGAGATCGAATGTGGTGGTTTATGAGACGCTGAAAAGCATACATCAAGGGGCAGTGGagtatttctcttctttccttCAAGGGGAGCCTTCGGTTGAGCCACCTAGATTGGATCAATACATTGATTCAATCATctcagatgaagaaaatatctcACTTCTTCGTGCGCCTTCTTTGGGGGAAGTTTTTGATGCATTGTCTGCTATTCCGTCTCAAAGTGCtccgggtcctgatggttttggttggAGATTCTATAAAAGTTGTTGGGTGGTGGTTAAAATTGATGTGTAG